In the Pocillopora verrucosa isolate sample1 chromosome 4, ASM3666991v2, whole genome shotgun sequence genome, GGGAAATACTATTCATAGTGCTTTAGCAATACCAGCTTGTCAGTCATTGAAGAACTATAAAAGTCTTGATTCAAGTAGGCTTAACACGCTAAGAAGTCAAATTGGTAGACTAAAACTGATATTCATAGATGAAATATCAATGGTTGGTAACACTATGTTCACAGTACAAATATATAATAGACTTAAAGATATCAAAGGCAGTTCACTACCATTTGGTGGTGTCAGTATAGTTGCTATTGGGGATTTATTCCAACTACAGCCAGTCATGGATggttatatatttaaaaatatggaCAATGATGAATATGGTGGTCTTGCTCCTAATGTGTGgcaagaattttttaaaatgtttgaactcaAACAAATCATGAGACAAAGAGAAAGTAAAGACTTTGCTGAATTATTGAATAGATTAAGAGAAGGAAATCACACTAAACAAGATAttcagaaattaaaacaaagaattattagTATTACTAATCATGAATATCCTAAAGATGCTCCGCATGTCTTCATTCAAAATGCCAAAGTGAACGACTTTAATGCTAGAGCACACAATGCTCTTCCAAGTATAAAATACTCTATTAAAGCACACGATAGTGTTATAGGAGCTGATTCACAGCAACTCAGAGATAAGATACTCAGTCAAATACCTAATGACcctagaaaaacaaaacagctgcATTCAGTGCTACAGTTAGCAGTCGGCGAAAGAACAGAGATATCTCTGAATACCAGAACTGATGACGGTATGACTTATGGTGCTGGTAATGTTATCAAATTAATACAAGTACAGCAAACAGGCACACCATCTGGTGTGAtatgggtacaatttgaccatCCTGATGTTGGTCAAAAAACAAGGCAAGATAATAGATAATTGTACATTAATGGTATTCAACCAACATGGACACCAATTAAACCAATTACAACACAATTTGCTGTTGGGAGAACAAGATCTGTTCAGGTCGTAAGAAAACAGTTCCCACTGAGACCTGCTGCTGCTAAAACTATCCATAGATCACAAGGTGATACTGAATCTAGAATAGTAGTTAACCTTGAAACAAGAAGGGCAACTCCTCACATACATTATGTGGGACTAAGTCGTGTGACAACAATAAATGGTTTATTTATCACAGACCTTTGTGAAGATAAAATAGCTGTGAGTAATGATGTCCAAACAGAGATGCAACGATTGAGAACAGAAGGGCAGCTGCCACTCTCAATAAAACCCATTTATGAAGCACCAAATAATAGTATCAAAATCTTTTTTCTCAATGCAAGGTCATTATATAAACACATAGATGACATACGTCATGACTTGAATTACTTGAGCACTGATGTGAATATTTTCTCAGAGACAAGGTTTTCTCAACTAGATGATGACAATTTATATCATATAAAGGATTACACACTATTCAGGAATGATGATACAACAAGAGTATCACAAAATACAAGACCTTTTGGAGGCATGGCAGTTTAGAGTCGTCTTGATTATTATCCAGGATACCCATATTGTGCCAATACaaatggtgttgaaataactgTTATCAGATTAATGATCATGCCTCATATATCTATAGTGGGTGTATACAGATCACCAGCAGTACCAATTACACAATTATGTAGTGCTGTCCAGCATATGCTTGATTGTTTGCCAACtcaagttaatatttttattggaGACTTTAATGTTAATTACTTTAATAGCTCACAGAGTGCATCActcaataatttatttgtaagaGACAATAATTATAGACAACTGGATTCAAGCTTTACAACTGACAGAAATACTTGTATTGATCACATCTATACTAATTTGTCTGAATCACAAATACAGTTTCAGATTCTAGAAACCTATTTTTCAGATCACAAAACCATTTGTGCATTGGTTAACTTTTAAGCAGGTAATTTTGTTGTATTACTTACAGACATTATATATTATCTATCAATTGTGATTAAGTTTATATCAAGGGCagctaaataaataattacaatgaCATGTCATTTACAGATTAATCAGCTTGGATTTCaacttgatttaaaaaagaaagatgccTTCAAGACCAACATCAAACAGCACAAAACGCACACCATCATCACAAGGTTCAAAGGAACCCACTACACCACCATCACGAGCCCAAGAACCCACTACACCATCACGAGCCGAAAAACCCACTACACCATCACGAGCCGAAAAACCCACTACACCATCACGAGCCCAAGAACCCACTACACCATCACAAGCCCAAGTTGCTGCAACACCACCACCATCAGGAGCACAAGTGCCCACGACACTGCCATCAACTGCCCAAGTCTCCTCTGTAGGACCTACATCTCAAGGTAAGCAGAGATAGACAGCTTATTTTGAACTTCTAAATGGATGCAATTGCACACATTCAGAACTTCTCCCTCtctaaaataacattttcttcaCATTCATgtaacattataagaataaaaTAGTAGTATCTTCAATAAGacaaatatttgattaaaatgtattgatttattATTAAACTATTGTATTGAAAATCTTCCAATGTGTACagaaaacaattcttttaaGTTATCATTTATAAAGACattaaacaacattttctatttcaatttacaGATCTTGAACTAGAGGGTTTCATCCATACTCTTAGTCCTATCAAAAAGGCTAACAACAAGTCAAAGACACCATATTTTGAGTGCCTTGTTCAGACAAGCAACGCGTCCAAAGTTAGAGCAGTGTGCCATGAAACCAAAAAGCGAACCACTTTGCATCAAGCTTATAGTTCCAAATCGCCTGTAAAGATTAGTGGAGTGAAACGACCACCTTCCACAAGTTTCAGTGACTCGTTGGAAGAGTACAAGATCGCCAAAATGGCCAAAATCACCCCAACCATGACAGAGTTTGACTATAATCCAGATGTGGCATCCTCAATCTACAGTGTTCAACAAGCTCTTGATGGCGATGTATACAAAACTATTGATGTGACAGCAAAAGTCgtcaacaaagaaaacaacaaacaaccaATTGTTTCCAAGGGAAAACAACTAATGAAAACTGAATGTGTTATTGCTGATCACACCAATACTATCGCATTGACACTTTGAGAAGACCTTATTGATGCAGTAGATGGCGGAAAAACATATAAGTTCAAGAATGTAAAAATTAGATCATTCAATGACATAAAGTATCTAACTACCAATGAAGGAACCACCATCCACCAAGACCAAGACATCCATGATATTAACATGGATTGTGAAGACATAAGCCTTAGCTTAAACATTTCAGAAGGAAAATGTATCTCAGCAAAACTCAAAAGAGAATTATCCTGCATTGCTTGTAATGCATGTATTAAAGGCATAGCATCAGACGGCATGATCACGTGTCAGAACTGCCAAATGACTACCCTAGAAAAAAACTGCAGCCATAAGCTTGTAGCACAATTAATGATCTTAACAGCAAAAGGAAAGGTTCAAAATTACACATGCTTTAATGATGCTTTGCAGAGCTTCCTAGCATCAAGCAACACAAACTTGACAATTGACACCATTGATctggatgaattgaaaaaactgcTGCTAACATCTCCTGCCAAGCAAATGATTATAGATGATTCGACAAAAACTATAGCCCAATTTCTACTATAATTGAActataagagaaaaacaacattgcacctcaaaaacattttgaacatTATCAAATTGGAGTTAAGTAAGTTCAAATAGTTGAGTTACAGTTCTATAAATTACAgataataattattgtcattttgATTATGAGAAATAGGATTGACTGTTTGGTTAATTAACAGTGTAGACATGCTACAGtcagaaattaaaatagttGAGTAACAGTTCCATAAATTGCagagaattattattatttactttgATTGTGACAATTATGTTACAGTCAGAATATATGCAAATGTTTGTACAAGTTGTACTTTTGTTGTTActgttaataaaacaaattgttgAATAAACTACTATACAATCTGTTGGCTTGAATATTCACTCAGTATTGTGTTATTAATCGCAGCTTTGTGTTATTAATACACAACTTTATAAACCAACTTTATTGAACTTTACgattaataaaatgaataataagCTTATAACACAAGATACTGCAGTCATTTCAAATCGttaaaatttaccaagagattTATGTATGTAAGATTACTGTGATATCAAAATTACCAGACAACCTGATGTGTTCAACAtgcatttctttgtaaatttcttcacTTATACATTAATCTTAGGTTCATAAATGTGACGGCTATACGCCTGAGCTGCATGTAGTCGTAGACTGCGTATTTTTGACGAGGTGAGGTTAAAAATTTCTGTTTCGTATCATTAAATTGtgtcaaaattcaaaattcgaAATTTCTAGTAGAATAAGACAGGCCGGAAGTGGCGATCATATGATTTTTCACAAGGGTGACTCGTTCTCCTGAAAAATCACGCAATTCAGTTTCGTTTCAATGAAATGTGCCAGTAGAGAGAAATAACGGCACGGACGTGTGTTTGAAACAGGAAGtttatttatgttttccttCACGTTTTTTACTGTTCATTTGCTTGAGATCTTGAATGATATCTTCTCTTGAGTTCTTTGGATTTTTTCTGCTTGCAGCGTTGAAACAAGGAATATTGAAATGACTGACTGAGGGCAATGTGCACCGAAAGCAGTTGTCATCGACTTTCGGTCTCTGTCAGCGGTAAAATAAGCTATTTTCCTTTTGGGAGGATCATATGACTAGGATGTTTGATGGCTAGCGAAGAATGCTGTTCAAAATTCAAACTGAccctaaaaaaatgttttaaccAGATTTTTGTCGTTACTATTTGTGACCAGTCTTGCTCTGTCTCCTGTAATTCAAATGTACAGTTTGGAACAGAGAAGTGAGCTACAATAGTATTTTGAAATTAGATTCAGTGCGCGTCTTTCAAATACAATACTTGGCACGTGCGTATTAGACAAAACAAACTGTGAATGACAATATATGATAATGTCATCTGAATTCAATTGAGTCTGATTATTTCTAAAAATAGGGAATTACTCTGCGCTATCGAtggaagaaaaaagtgaaaattactttttgggCGGCTTAGGGCCagtcttttattttgaaaccaaaactgtgttgtaaaaagtaaaaagaactATGCGATTTTGCGGTATTAGACGCAAGGACAGGAAATAggtataaatttaaaataaatttgagttCCCTGGAGTAGatatttcttcctttatttcgttatatatttttttcagccatAAAACAATTGGAATTATCTCCTTTCCCTCccgaataaaacaaaaacacgacgaaagaaagagagaaagttGTATCCCCACCCTCGTCCTGTTAGGAAAGTGTTGTCGTTTTCTCGGAATTCTCGCCCTCGATTCCGTGAAGGTTTCGTTTCAATGCCAACATGGCGGATGATGTTTTGGTCgaggaagttttcaattttatttgcgATAGTGGCGGATTTGTGGAGTTACCTCTACTTTTGAAGGATTCATCGCctttgaaaaacataaaatctAACTTGGAAGCGAAGAAGTGGCTGATGAATCATGGCCGTGGCCGCTTTGTTGTGGTGAAAGATATTAATGATGAAGTCATAGGTGTTCGCATcgagctgaaaaagaaaatttgtcaacaaTATCTTGCACAGGGTTCATGCACGAAAGCGAAGGGTTTGTGTAAATTCTGGCACATTTGTAAAAGCTTTATCGAGGGAAAGTGTGAAGGAAACTGCCGTCGTTCGCACGATTTTTTCGACAACGACAACGTAGCGAAGACCAAAGACCTTAATATCGAGATGCACCCGAATGGCACACTACGGAACATCATTGCCTGGAGTCTACCACAGGTCTGTCAGTTGTATTTTAGAGATAAATGCAAGTCGGATAAATGTCCATATCTTCATATTTGCCCGAATATAGTGCGACAGTTGCCATGCGATTGTACGTTATCGCATAATTTGACTGAACTTGACAACAAGAAAATACTGAAGCAGTATGACCTTGTGCCACACCAGTCGATGAAAACTGCTTTTGTTTGTAGCAGTATTTTAATCATGAAAGTGCAGAGGTGTTTTGATCTAGGTAAATTCACAAGCGATGATACTACTGTTGAAAAGGCCTCATTTacaccattaaaaaaatcaacaaacgGTGCCACTCAAAATAACGCAAACGAAAACAGTTCACAGCATGGGACAAGTCAAGAGTCGAAATCGAGTGGAACAAAAGATTTTCACGTGAACTCAAAATACAAAGAGGTTCTTTATGATGACATGGAAGCGAGTTCGAAGAAAAATGGACCAAAACCCGGTCAGAAGAAGtcaaaaaaagggcaaaaacAGAAGCGTATACCGAAAAACGTCAACAATTTGGCGAGTTGTGCAGATGCTTCAGCAAGATCTCAGAAAAATCCCGGGTTTCTAAATATACacgaagaggaagaagaaggcCACTCGAACTCATCTTCAGAAGACAACAAACCCTATTCTAAAAGTTTCCTCTCTGCTAATCAAGGTGAATCGATTCATCAGATTCCAGAGTCGAAAATAAGTCACGAAAAGACTGGTAACGAAGTCAAATTTCGTCATCCTAAACTCGTGTCAAATAAGAAACCTGAAGCGGATCCGTGTACCTCAAATGGCGCAGCCAAAGGTGGTGTTGTGGATGATGACCCGCCTGTTTTGCCCGTTGATGATATCGGAAACGATTTTGTGAAGAATTGGGTCCTGGGTGTTGATGATTGTTCCTCTGAGTCCAGTCAAAGCCTTGGAAACTctcaaattgaagaaaaaccCGCGGAACGCAAGCGAAAGTTATCCATATCAAGTTCATGCAGCTCTGTTCCGGATCCACAAAAGAATACACCCTCTAAGAAGGCTGTCTTTGACTGCATTCTGAAAGAATACAATGGTACTGTCTCCTTTCTTGATATCTCGAAAAGAAAAGACTTGTTTCCTGAAGGATGTGGAGATATTGCAGCGTGGTTTATAGCAAGGAAAGAAAGCTTTCTGCTTAGGGAAAGTAAAGACGGAACACTGAAAGTGGACGTTCTTTGTAAACGAGCAAAGTTATGTTTTAAACAGGATCATTGCTCCAAAGTGGGTTGCCCTTATCTACACGTGTGCCGAGATTACATCGCTGGTTTTTGTAGATTTGGCGGTAGATGCCAAAGAAACCATAGTTTTGAATACGATGAAAGCAGAATGCACATTTCTAAACTTAAATTATCTGGGTTTAGCGAAGAACAGCTGCGTAACCTCGTTCAGCTGTCAATACCCCAAGTATGTCTGGACTATAATGAAGGACACTGTGTGCTCGGAGAGAGTTGTTGGCAAATGCATATTTGCAAGGATATGATAAAGAAGAAGTGTTCAGATCGAGTCATTTGCAGTCTCAAGCATGAAGAAGCATTGTTGACGGCTCAAGCAAACACTGTGCTAAGTAGATATGGCCTGAAAGTCTGGGATGACAACGTTCAACCGATTTTGCGAACCCTTCTCATCTGCGAGAGGAAATCTTCAGTTGACTCTACATCCCTTTTAAAAGACACTGTTTTAACAGCAGCTAGTCTGACATCGTCGAGCAGTGCAGTGGGCAGCCGAAAAGAGAAAAACCCGAGTGGTGCCATTCCTTATTCACTTGCATCCGTTTCTGTAGCCAGAACACCCAGCACTGTTTCAACGCCAAGTGGTTCGAGGACGTCAGAGGGAGCAGCTGGCGGCACAAAAGTGAGCGATCAGAATAGTAGTCCAATTCCTTTTACAGGTGCCGTTGTGAACAACAGTGAAGCATCCGAACGAAAAGTCTTTGAGTGCTTGTGCAAAGAATACAACTGCTCAGTTTCGTTTTCAGTGATTTCTAAACGCACTGATTTGTTCACTGCCGGATTCAAAGACGTGGAGTCTTGGTTTCGAAGAAGAAATGGGAGCTTTTTGATCTTAGAAAACCCAGATGGGGCAATTACAGAAGTAAGTGCCTTTTCCGCAAAGGTTCGACTCTGCTTCAGTTACAACGCCCCCTATGGAACTTGTGCAAAAGACAACTGCTCATTCCTGCACGTCTGCAGAGATTATATCACTGACTCCTGCGCCAACGGAGCAACATGCCCACGGAACCATCAATTCCGCAACGAGAAGGATAAGGCTTTGCTGTCTAAGATCAACCTCGACAAGTTCACAGACGAGCAACTTCGCCGGCTTGTGCTGTTTTCGTCACCACTGATTTGCGTAGAGTACAACGATGGTATTTGTGATCGTGGCGATGCTTGTCCTAGAATTCACATGTGTGGCAACCACTTGAAAAAGTGCTCCCGAGAAAGACATGGTTGTATCTTAGAGCATGAATCCGCAATGACCACTGACCACACCAAAGCAGTTCTCGAACGTTATCGTATGGACCACTTAAAACCAGGCGCAGCAAAGAAGGCTATTTTGCTTTTTGACGACTTGGCAAAAAGTAGAGAAGCAGGTATGTTTCACTAAGAAAGCAAACTGGTTTCAGATTGTGCTCATGTATCCAGCAATATTTGTGATAAAGTATaggtacaaaattaaaattgctttgattttattcgggaagctttttttttaattttatttttattttattttataaactaGGGTTTTAAAACTAATGTCTTTGGTCATAATTGGACAATACAAAGGTGTTTTGTTAGGATTAATCGATGATTCTGTGGCACTATCAGTCCCTAAATATGCTCAATTTCGTTTGCTCTCCCTATAGAGGTAAATGAAAagtgattcttttttttccaaggatAACGAAAAACGTGTCTCTCTCCCTCAGTCACACTGCTGTTTTTATCGTCGTCAGGTCATGTTCACACTGATCAACCAGATGCATATATCTGTTCAGATTTCCTTCTGGGAAAGTGTAAAAAGGGCATCAAGTGTTCTGAGCACCACTGCTCGTTGCCTTACCACTGGCAATACAGAGTCGAGAATAAAGGAGTCTGGAAGAGTTTTAGTGAGACTGGTAATGAGAAGGTGGAGAAACTTTACTGTGACGCAATGATGAATGATTGCTCAGCCACTGGCTTCAAGCTGTCTTTCAAAAGGTAAGCCAAGGAGAGTCGTGTTTGAATACAGAGTATTTTGTAGAGGCAAACATAAATTGTTTATACAAGCTCAAGTCTAAAATTATGGGTTTACAAGCTCACTTCTTTGAAACCTCGATATTCCCTTATTCGTTGCTATCTGTTCTGGTAAATTGTGTTGGTATAATTTTTCATGATTGATTTATATGTATGGTTCTTTTTGAACCTCATTTATTCACAAGACCTTTGTAGACAAGCCCCTCAAGTTTAGATTACGATTGATGATCTGGTTTAGATCATCTTTCCAAAAAGTGTTCTATTCTTGATGCAAATTCCTTATTAAAAGAAGCCCGCAATGAGGAATTTAACTTGATAAATAATGTacccaaaatttcatgatacTGAATTGGCACACAGATCGTAGTTAACttaaaaatcgatttttttaagTCATGGATTCCCTCTCTTGGATGAAGAGTATACCGTGCAGTTCCTGTTTGAAAATGAGCTGATGCTTGTGCAGACAGATTTTGAAGTCGTCGCAGACATTAGGCGGCTGTCCACAGAACCCTCCATCAATAATCCCATTAATCCTTTGGCTGCTGTGTGGACTTGGTACTGGAAGGACGAAAATGGCATGTGGCTCGCGTATGGCTCAGACTACCTGGTAAGATTTTATGTGAGGTGCCATTTCTGGGTAACTATTACAAAcatgttttaaagaagaaataacaagTAAAGGTAGTAATTAGCCATGCTTTTTAAGCTTCATGTTATGTTAGGAAACTGTTAAGTCATGGACGCGTTAATAAGCAAACGTTATTTCGTTCAagtcatttgaaaaaaaaaaatgaaaacagttaaacaaGCAGTAAACACAATCAGAAAGCAGTAGATTAATTCATTGGAaatttttgtatattttcagGGGAATGATCTTCAGCGACCCATAGAAGAGGCATTCTTATCCCCCACATATTGCCATAAGTTTAAAATTGCCGAGCAAGACTATGTACTGGATTTCCATAAAATGGAACAAGAAAATTTGAGGTATGGCACTAAACGACAAGTAAGGAGAAGACCTGGAGAATTTAGATCAGGCGCAGACATCCTGGAGATTCGAAGGTAATTTCAAGTGACAGTCAAAACTTTCCGCAACGGCCACTTCTGAGGCAAAGAAATTTAGAAAGGGTGCAACACAGCACATTTTTTGTAAGAAGGGTCAAACTATTTCTGAAGTTGTTAACATGTTTATTGCAGCATATTAATACGTAACACACTCAAAGTAATGTActgaagagaaaggaaacattAATAAACCAAAGGATTGAAGCACACTGTTTTATCACATTTTAAATACTTACTGCATGAAGAAAGCGATATGACCTTTCGGGGAGTAAGCCATGTTGCCCTGGTTAGGTGAGGGGTCAAACTTAGAGCTATCAATCTGGAGAATGTGGCAAAGCCAGGAACGCCAGGATATTGGAATATCTCGGAGCACTAGACTTTATCGAAACAGTCGCAGCTTGACTTAACAAAATGCTCTTTCTGGCAAAACGGAGTGCAAAATGGTGCGATAGTAGTGGTGGAACTCCCCAAAAAACTAGGGAAGTTTGGGTCAGGTTACagataactttaaaattttggtaGGTACATTAATTGCgcttgagtgttttttttttatgtctgtCTTgcttaagtattttttttcaatttttctcgcCCAAGGTCATCCAGGAAGGGAAAACCGATTACAAATGTATCAAATACTGAAAGGCCTAGCAACTGGGCTTCTATGCCATCTACTAAGCAGTACACACGTGTCACGTTAAGCACTGTATCATCTGAGTACAAAGAAGTGGAGAGGTTATTTAAAAGTTCAATCGAAAAAAGGGTCGTTATCCGTAGAATCCAGCGTGTGCAAAACTCTTTCATGTGGGAAAAGTATCAAaggtattatttatttatttatatatatgtaggAAATCTTTGTTTCGATTTTTCCGTCTTACAGTGCTCGATACATAAAAATAGAGCGTGATATGTACTGTGTTAGCGGGAAAAAACAAGGGGACTACGCTTTCATCCCGAAAAGCCTGTTTAGTTATTAAGGGGACAGGAGAAATCAAAATCaactttttgtgctatattatttCAACGTTTTCGTAAATAATAGAAAagctattcacctcagtgttggtGGATTGTTTGAAACATTCTTATGTTGAAACATACTCTATCCTTCCGTGGAAATGGTCGTAATTGGGTATACGTAAAACGCTCTTTACCTGAaaccttgtttttgtttgtttttgaaaggaaaaaggaatatttGTTGACGATGAAGACAGGCGGTCACAAGTTTTCCCCCTTGAACGAAAAGAAGTTGTTCCACGGAACCAGCCCCGATGCTGTAGACGccatttgtaaacaaaactttgacTGGCGCTTAAACGGAAAGAACGCCACTGTTTATGGTGAAGGAAGTTATTTCGCTGTAAATGCCTCCTACAGCGATGCTTATGCAAAGAAAGACGCAAATTCGTCTCAATTCATATTCTTAGTCAAAGTCCTTGTTGGAACTTACACCAAAGGCGACTCCAGCTATCGAAGACCGCCTCCAAAACAACCATCCAATCCTTCGAGTGACCTGTACGACTCTTGTGTGAACGACGAGTACAATCCAACCATATTTGTGGTGTTTGACACCGATCAGTTCTATCCAGAGTACATCATTGAGTATTCTGATGAAAGTAGAAGGTATTCCGGAGCTCGCGGAGCTGGCCCTCAGACAGGAGCGTATGCAGTACCTTCTTATAGCCGAGCTGCCCCATCTACCAGCTCCTTTAATCCCACAAGTGGTTATTACTCATCTAGTAGTGTGGCATCGAGTAGTTATGGCTCAGCCTCTAACAGCTCGTCTAGTACACCGTACCGCAGCACAGGTACAAGCTACTATTCAGGTACGGCGAGCTCTCATAATACAACATATTCATCGCACATCTCAAGCACAAGAACATCAAGAAATTATTCTTCATCAACGAATACTTCTAATGTGTCACACCACAGTTCAACTCCTAGCAGCTCCTCGAAATCTTCCAAAGAAAACAAGTGCTTGGTAATGTGACTTCAAAGAAGGAGAGAGTGTGTCTGCGTTTCGTACTAATGATGGATAATGCTATATTTGTTGAAGTAGGTTTTTGTAAAGGAGTTTCTGAATCTAGGAGCACTAACTGCAGACGTAAATTTCTTCGAAAAGTTCACCGCAGTTTTGAAGCATACACGTAATTGATTTGAGGACTGTTAAGTGGAAGTTACTTATGCTTTTCGGTGTCTGCCTTTATGACGTATGATTCAAATAGTTTCACATGTGGTGATGTAACTTC is a window encoding:
- the LOC131785234 gene encoding zinc finger CCCH-type antiviral protein 1, with protein sequence MADDVLVEEVFNFICDSGGFVELPLLLKDSSPLKNIKSNLEAKKWLMNHGRGRFVVVKDINDEVIGVRIELKKKICQQYLAQGSCTKAKGLCKFWHICKSFIEGKCEGNCRRSHDFFDNDNVAKTKDLNIEMHPNGTLRNIIAWSLPQVCQLYFRDKCKSDKCPYLHICPNIVRQLPCDCTLSHNLTELDNKKILKQYDLVPHQSMKTAFVCSSILIMKVQRCFDLGKFTSDDTTVEKASFTPLKKSTNGATQNNANENSSQHGTSQESKSSGTKDFHVNSKYKEVLYDDMEASSKKNGPKPGQKKSKKGQKQKRIPKNVNNLASCADASARSQKNPGFLNIHEEEEEGHSNSSSEDNKPYSKSFLSANQGESIHQIPESKISHEKTGNEVKFRHPKLVSNKKPEADPCTSNGAAKGGVVDDDPPVLPVDDIGNDFVKNWVLGVDDCSSESSQSLGNSQIEEKPAERKRKLSISSSCSSVPDPQKNTPSKKAVFDCILKEYNGTVSFLDISKRKDLFPEGCGDIAAWFIARKESFLLRESKDGTLKVDVLCKRAKLCFKQDHCSKVGCPYLHVCRDYIAGFCRFGGRCQRNHSFEYDESRMHISKLKLSGFSEEQLRNLVQLSIPQVCLDYNEGHCVLGESCWQMHICKDMIKKKCSDRVICSLKHEEALLTAQANTVLSRYGLKVWDDNVQPILRTLLICERKSSVDSTSLLKDTVLTAASLTSSSSAVGSRKEKNPSGAIPYSLASVSVARTPSTVSTPSGSRTSEGAAGGTKVSDQNSSPIPFTGAVVNNSEASERKVFECLCKEYNCSVSFSVISKRTDLFTAGFKDVESWFRRRNGSFLILENPDGAITEVSAFSAKVRLCFSYNAPYGTCAKDNCSFLHVCRDYITDSCANGATCPRNHQFRNEKDKALLSKINLDKFTDEQLRRLVLFSSPLICVEYNDGICDRGDACPRIHMCGNHLKKCSRERHGCILEHESAMTTDHTKAVLERYRMDHLKPGAAKKAILLFDDLAKSREAGHVHTDQPDAYICSDFLLGKCKKGIKCSEHHCSLPYHWQYRVENKGVWKSFSETGNEKVEKLYCDAMMNDCSATGFKLSFKSHGFPLLDEEYTVQFLFENELMLVQTDFEVVADIRRLSTEPSINNPINPLAAVWTWYWKDENGMWLAYGSDYLGNDLQRPIEEAFLSPTYCHKFKIAEQDYVLDFHKMEQENLRYGTKRQVRRRPGEFRSGADILEIRRSSRKGKPITNVSNTERPSNWASMPSTKQYTRVTLSTVSSEYKEVERLFKSSIEKRVVIRRIQRVQNSFMWEKYQRKKEYLLTMKTGGHKFSPLNEKKLFHGTSPDAVDAICKQNFDWRLNGKNATVYGEGSYFAVNASYSDAYAKKDANSSQFIFLVKVLVGTYTKGDSSYRRPPPKQPSNPSSDLYDSCVNDEYNPTIFVVFDTDQFYPEYIIEYSDESRRYSGARGAGPQTGAYAVPSYSRAAPSTSSFNPTSGYYSSSSVASSSYGSASNSSSSTPYRSTGTSYYSGTASSHNTTYSSHISSTRTSRNYSSSTNTSNVSHHSSTPSSSSKSSKENKCLVM